The following are from one region of the Arthrobacter sp. TMP15 genome:
- a CDS encoding amino acid ABC transporter permease, which yields MAIQRGARPTSLKSPDGTLVPVVRLKHTDRWIIGTLALAVFAWLAWTLASNQNIRWNEVAAYLFFPKIISGIWITIMISVVATVLGLLLGVLLAVMRLAHNPVLNWLATLYIWFFRGTPVLVQLIFWYNLAFLFPLLIIKIPFTTIGYAWNTNDVMTGFTSALLGLGLNLAAYFAETVRAGIQAIDAGQSEAALALGMTPGKRMRKIVLPQALRIIIPPTGNEFISMLKTTSLVYVVAGNDLMTNASQIYKQNNLIMELLIVASIWYMVMTAIATFFQSKLEKRFGSEAVRLVRRPSMLQRIFLGSRQTRESATPGSLPHTIGDEVSATGKEMS from the coding sequence GTGGCCATCCAACGCGGTGCACGCCCGACCAGCTTAAAGAGCCCTGACGGAACATTGGTTCCAGTTGTCAGACTCAAGCACACGGATCGATGGATTATCGGAACCTTGGCCCTCGCCGTGTTCGCGTGGTTGGCGTGGACTTTGGCATCCAACCAGAACATCCGCTGGAACGAGGTAGCAGCGTACCTTTTCTTCCCCAAGATCATCAGCGGCATCTGGATCACAATTATGATCTCGGTGGTAGCTACTGTGCTTGGACTGTTACTGGGTGTCCTTCTAGCCGTTATGAGGTTGGCGCATAACCCAGTGTTGAACTGGCTTGCCACTCTTTATATCTGGTTCTTTAGGGGCACTCCTGTGCTTGTGCAATTGATTTTCTGGTACAACTTAGCGTTCTTGTTTCCACTGCTGATCATCAAGATTCCTTTTACCACCATCGGTTATGCGTGGAACACCAACGACGTCATGACAGGATTCACTTCGGCGCTGCTGGGCCTGGGATTAAACCTTGCCGCGTACTTTGCCGAAACTGTCAGGGCCGGGATTCAAGCCATTGATGCTGGGCAATCCGAGGCGGCACTTGCCTTGGGGATGACCCCGGGTAAGCGCATGCGCAAAATTGTGCTTCCCCAAGCCCTGCGCATCATTATCCCTCCCACAGGGAATGAGTTCATTTCCATGTTGAAGACCACGTCGCTGGTCTATGTCGTGGCGGGAAACGATCTGATGACCAACGCTTCCCAGATTTATAAGCAGAACAACCTGATTATGGAGCTGCTCATCGTTGCATCCATCTGGTACATGGTCATGACAGCAATAGCGACGTTCTTCCAGTCAAAGTTGGAAAAACGCTTCGGTTCAGAGGCTGTCAGGCTGGTCCGCAGGCCAAGTATGCTGCAGAGAATATTTCTTGGCTCTCGTCAGACACGAGAAAGCGCTACGCCCGGTTCTTTGCCGCACACTATTGGGGACGAAGTTTCTGCCACAGGCAAGGAGATGTCATGA
- a CDS encoding ABC transporter substrate-binding protein, whose protein sequence is MHRLASSSKKSFSPWVLASIAVSAALLTSACGGQSLSGVGAEPTLSNSAFTAVPAPSEDLAKDVIDAVKPDAELTSMLPATMVSEGLRMTTSEGYPPMEMFATDGETLVGVDPSLGRAIANKLGLAISIKNEDFNAQIPGITTGRYDIIMSSMTDNEERRKTVSFVDYVQSGSGWVVKKGNPASMGAPETACGKTVSVVDNGSSLSLLEDFDKECKSSGKASINILKFAGDQEAILQVRNGRADAAVNDYPVAAYRAQTSESILDAVIIDGPTSPWGIAISQKDPKVIQAVQKALQSLIEEGSYEKILQAWNVEKMAVPSAIVNDGK, encoded by the coding sequence ATGCACCGTTTAGCCAGTAGCTCAAAGAAGAGTTTCTCCCCATGGGTCTTAGCATCCATTGCTGTCAGCGCAGCCCTCCTGACCTCAGCATGTGGTGGCCAGTCGCTCTCAGGTGTGGGAGCCGAACCTACACTTTCCAACAGTGCCTTTACCGCTGTCCCGGCACCCAGTGAAGACTTGGCCAAGGATGTCATCGATGCCGTCAAACCAGACGCTGAGCTGACATCCATGCTGCCCGCAACGATGGTGTCAGAGGGACTTCGTATGACCACCTCCGAGGGTTACCCGCCCATGGAAATGTTCGCCACTGATGGTGAAACGTTGGTGGGAGTTGATCCCTCGTTAGGCCGTGCCATTGCCAATAAGCTTGGCCTGGCCATCTCCATCAAGAATGAAGACTTCAACGCGCAGATACCCGGGATAACCACCGGACGGTATGACATCATCATGTCCTCCATGACGGACAATGAAGAACGCCGCAAAACCGTTTCCTTTGTGGACTATGTCCAATCGGGGTCCGGCTGGGTGGTGAAAAAAGGGAATCCAGCCAGTATGGGCGCTCCGGAGACTGCCTGTGGCAAGACTGTCTCGGTAGTTGACAATGGCTCTTCACTATCTCTTTTGGAAGACTTCGACAAAGAGTGCAAGTCATCCGGCAAAGCAAGCATCAACATTCTAAAATTTGCGGGCGATCAGGAAGCTATCCTGCAGGTTCGCAATGGGCGTGCTGACGCAGCTGTCAATGACTATCCGGTAGCCGCATACCGTGCTCAGACCTCAGAAAGCATTCTTGATGCCGTCATCATTGATGGTCCCACCAGCCCTTGGGGTATAGCTATCAGCCAGAAGGATCCAAAGGTCATCCAAGCGGTCCAGAAGGCTCTGCAGTCACTGATCGAGGAGGGCAGCTACGAAAAGATCCTGCAGGCCTGGAACGTTGAGAAGATGGCCGTTCCCTCCGCCATCGTCAATGACGGCAAGTAG
- a CDS encoding amidohydrolase has product MLEQRLFVNGRFLTVPSNQTPGSSPTALLSHGEEIIALGTSEELRAHTVGAIETIDLAGATVIPGLTDAHIHTANLARELAAVDLRGAKDLEEALERIRTFAQPLPHDAWIFGGRWDFNAWTVPIQPTRQALDSVTGGRPAALPSVDGHTVWANTAALRAVGITAASCDPVGGEIERDASGEPTGILREAAHGPLEAIMHSSAAGDLTQQLKTAQDFLLSVGLTGIHDFDGEDCLAAYRTLEAAGDLQLRVHKAIPAVALDLAIAERRFTGAGTPWLRTGPVKLFSDGALGSHTCHVSEPFPGEDGNVGIAVTPFEELLRLVRRAASAGIAVATHAIGDRANHLVLNAYEDLTNHPVSATRQGAGAQPLRHRIEHTQHLLPGDVSRLARLGVIPSMQPTHCTSDYRLVTNLLADRKLASYAWRSLIDAGAIPAFGSDSPVEQPHPLHGIHAAVTRQDSNHLPQGGWQPSERVTVQEAIAGFTSGAAHASGEERLKGRLKAGMLADFTVLGEDPCRVSSSDIRDIPVEATVVGGRVRYRKSA; this is encoded by the coding sequence ATGCTTGAACAACGCTTATTTGTCAATGGACGCTTCTTAACTGTGCCGTCCAATCAGACTCCCGGATCATCCCCCACAGCTTTATTGAGCCACGGCGAAGAAATCATCGCGCTAGGTACTTCAGAGGAACTACGTGCGCACACTGTCGGCGCCATAGAAACGATTGATTTAGCGGGCGCTACCGTTATTCCAGGGCTAACTGATGCCCACATCCACACGGCGAACTTGGCCCGGGAGCTGGCTGCCGTTGACCTGCGTGGGGCCAAAGATCTAGAAGAGGCGCTAGAGAGAATCCGCACCTTCGCCCAGCCTCTGCCCCATGATGCTTGGATATTCGGCGGACGCTGGGATTTCAACGCATGGACTGTACCAATCCAACCCACCCGGCAAGCCTTGGATTCCGTCACAGGAGGACGCCCCGCCGCTCTGCCCAGTGTTGACGGGCATACCGTGTGGGCCAACACAGCAGCACTTCGCGCGGTTGGGATTACAGCTGCGAGCTGTGATCCCGTAGGGGGAGAAATTGAGCGGGACGCTTCTGGTGAGCCAACCGGAATCCTTCGCGAAGCAGCCCATGGACCCCTAGAAGCCATCATGCACAGCTCGGCAGCTGGAGACCTTACGCAGCAGCTCAAAACGGCACAGGATTTCCTACTCTCAGTTGGCCTCACGGGGATCCATGATTTTGATGGCGAAGACTGCTTGGCGGCCTACCGAACTCTTGAAGCTGCCGGAGATTTGCAACTTCGTGTACACAAAGCAATCCCTGCAGTTGCCCTTGATCTGGCCATCGCAGAGCGCCGATTCACTGGTGCTGGAACCCCTTGGCTACGCACTGGTCCTGTGAAATTGTTCTCCGACGGGGCACTTGGTTCACACACCTGCCATGTCTCGGAACCATTCCCGGGTGAGGACGGCAATGTTGGCATCGCGGTCACACCCTTTGAGGAACTGCTTCGCCTGGTCCGCCGTGCTGCCAGTGCTGGCATTGCAGTGGCAACACATGCCATTGGAGACCGAGCAAACCACTTGGTTCTCAACGCTTATGAAGACCTGACCAATCACCCGGTTTCCGCAACACGGCAGGGAGCTGGTGCACAGCCGTTACGTCATCGTATAGAACACACACAGCATCTTCTGCCCGGGGATGTTTCAAGACTCGCGCGTCTGGGTGTGATCCCTTCAATGCAACCCACACATTGCACCAGTGATTACAGACTGGTAACCAACCTTTTAGCGGATCGAAAATTGGCCTCCTACGCGTGGCGCTCACTGATCGATGCAGGGGCCATTCCCGCCTTTGGCTCCGATTCTCCAGTGGAACAGCCCCACCCACTGCACGGAATCCACGCCGCGGTGACCCGCCAAGACAGCAACCACCTGCCACAAGGCGGCTGGCAACCCTCCGAACGCGTCACTGTGCAAGAGGCGATAGCCGGATTCACCAGTGGGGCTGCCCACGCTTCCGGTGAAGAGCGGCTTAAGGGCCGGCTCAAAGCCGGCATGTTGGCCGATTTTACTGTCCTAGGTGAAGACCCCTGCCGAGTCTCGAGCTCGGATATCCGCGATATTCCTGTGGAAGCCACAGTGGTGGGCGGTCGTGTTCGCTACCGCAAGTCTGCTTAA
- a CDS encoding LysR family transcriptional regulator translates to MLNIVHIRTLTEVVRLGSFTAAGNRLGYTASAVSQQMASLERETGIQLFVRSARSIQPTPAAQAMSLHGVKLMREAELLIAAGNSAGGSHEATLRVGAFPSAATFIVPMLLDSQVWQSRGVGLLVTIGEPSATVPGLRAGGELDVCLVYQLGESGLVLPQGVTKTWLGEDPFQIIVPARWRMDSAAVVGANDVAGMPWILHLRGSSDSSVIDSLLANAGIHPRVVAFSDDFQATLRLVAAGHGIAMVPSLAMLERPAGITVIQVPQIALSRQLIGLSAEDAPADLVAAFWEAVGQKYQPKNA, encoded by the coding sequence ATGCTCAATATTGTGCACATCCGTACCCTGACTGAAGTGGTGAGGCTGGGCTCGTTCACTGCGGCGGGAAATCGACTGGGCTATACAGCCTCGGCCGTCTCCCAGCAAATGGCATCTTTGGAACGTGAGACTGGTATTCAATTGTTCGTTAGAAGCGCGCGGAGTATCCAGCCCACACCAGCAGCCCAAGCTATGAGTTTGCACGGCGTGAAACTTATGCGTGAGGCAGAACTGCTAATTGCCGCAGGAAATAGTGCCGGGGGCAGTCATGAAGCGACTTTACGGGTGGGCGCGTTTCCTTCAGCGGCCACGTTCATTGTTCCCATGCTGTTGGATTCGCAAGTTTGGCAGTCACGCGGTGTGGGCTTGTTGGTCACTATTGGTGAGCCAAGCGCTACCGTGCCTGGTTTACGTGCGGGCGGTGAACTGGATGTTTGTCTCGTGTATCAGCTCGGGGAATCAGGTCTGGTCTTGCCGCAGGGGGTCACTAAGACGTGGCTGGGGGAGGACCCCTTTCAGATCATTGTGCCTGCGCGCTGGCGCATGGATTCAGCAGCAGTGGTTGGAGCGAATGACGTGGCGGGGATGCCATGGATTCTACATCTGCGCGGTTCTAGTGATTCAAGCGTCATTGATTCCCTGTTGGCCAATGCAGGAATTCACCCACGTGTTGTCGCTTTCAGTGACGACTTTCAAGCCACTTTGAGATTAGTGGCAGCGGGGCATGGGATTGCCATGGTGCCGTCGCTGGCAATGCTGGAACGTCCGGCCGGGATCACGGTGATACAGGTGCCCCAAATTGCTTTGTCTCGACAGCTAATCGGCCTATCAGCAGAAGATGCTCCAGCCGACCTTGTGGCAGCTTTCTGGGAAGCAGTGGGTCAAAAATACCAGCCCAAAAATGCTTAG
- a CDS encoding YtxH domain-containing protein: MKAKLTFLAGLAVGYVVGTRVGRRGYESLKKNAKSVWETDIVQETVTTVEDTVKDQAKDLGARLVGKVAGTESGRRVAREKDSSEVEQPALSDVDSDPALNNDVGQDWADEGGALPSGPAR; the protein is encoded by the coding sequence ATGAAAGCAAAATTGACCTTCCTAGCAGGTCTGGCCGTTGGCTACGTAGTAGGCACCCGAGTGGGACGCCGCGGCTACGAGAGCCTAAAGAAGAATGCCAAGAGTGTCTGGGAAACAGATATCGTGCAGGAAACTGTCACGACGGTGGAAGACACCGTAAAGGACCAGGCAAAGGATCTCGGCGCCCGTCTCGTGGGCAAAGTGGCCGGAACCGAATCGGGACGCCGAGTTGCCCGCGAAAAAGACTCTTCGGAAGTCGAACAACCAGCCCTCTCGGATGTGGATTCAGATCCCGCCTTGAACAATGATGTTGGGCAGGATTGGGCAGATGAAGGCGGAGCCCTCCCGTCAGGACCGGCACGCTAG
- a CDS encoding succinate dehydrogenase/fumarate reductase iron-sulfur subunit — protein sequence MNITVRIWRQHDHTAPGQMVNYAVDGISADMSFLEMLDVLNDQLTTAGDDPVAFDHDCREGICGMCSLVINGIAHGPEALTTTCQLYMRHFNDGDTIDVEPWRSQSFPILRDLIVDRSAMDRIIQAGGFISAPTGSAPDAAAALVSKNDADRAFDAAVCIGCGACIAACPNGSGMLFTGAKANHLGILPQGQPERQSRALAMVNQHDAEGLGGCTQIGECTAVCPVGIPLDMISFLNADVLSALAHEKD from the coding sequence ATGAACATCACGGTACGCATCTGGCGTCAACATGACCATACTGCCCCCGGCCAGATGGTTAACTACGCCGTGGATGGTATCTCTGCCGATATGTCTTTTTTGGAAATGCTCGACGTGCTTAATGATCAACTCACCACTGCCGGGGACGACCCTGTGGCCTTTGACCACGACTGCCGCGAAGGTATCTGCGGCATGTGTAGTCTTGTTATCAACGGCATCGCCCACGGTCCCGAAGCCTTGACCACCACCTGTCAGCTGTATATGCGCCACTTCAACGATGGCGACACGATCGACGTCGAACCTTGGCGTTCACAATCTTTCCCGATCCTGCGAGATCTCATCGTGGACCGAAGCGCCATGGACAGAATCATTCAGGCAGGCGGCTTCATCAGCGCCCCCACAGGATCTGCACCTGACGCTGCGGCGGCTCTGGTGTCCAAGAACGACGCCGACAGGGCATTCGACGCCGCTGTCTGCATTGGTTGCGGTGCCTGTATCGCCGCATGCCCCAACGGATCGGGAATGCTGTTCACAGGTGCCAAAGCGAATCATTTGGGAATACTTCCCCAGGGGCAGCCAGAGCGCCAGTCACGGGCATTGGCCATGGTTAATCAACATGATGCTGAGGGATTAGGCGGCTGCACACAGATTGGCGAATGCACGGCCGTGTGCCCTGTTGGCATCCCACTTGACATGATTTCCTTCCTGAACGCAGATGTACTCTCGGCGTTGGCCCACGAAAAAGACTGA
- a CDS encoding fumarate reductase/succinate dehydrogenase flavoprotein subunit has product MEQFFTIGEPIQDTKTPAGPLADQWESRRFGAKLINPANRRKLSVIMIGTGLAGASAAATLGEAGYHVKSFCYQDSPRRAHSIAAQGGINAAKNYRNDGDSVRRLFYDTVKGGDYRSRESNVYRLAEVSSSIIDQCVAQGVPFARDYGGLLDTRSFGGVQVSRTFYARGQTGQQLLLGAYQALERQVAAGTVEVNTRHEMLDLIVIDGKARGVVVRDLVSGALETHLADAVVLASGGYGNVYYLSTNAMGCNTTATWRAHRKGALFANPCFTQIHPTCIPVSGEHQSKLTLMSESLRNDGRIWVPKKAGDTRSPAQIPLNERDYYLERAYPAFGNLVPRDVASRAAKSQCDAGHGVGPGGRGVYLDFADAIARLGRAAIEEKYGNLFDMYQKITDEDPYQVPMRIYPAVHYTMGGLWVDYDLESSIPGLFVIGEANFSDHGANRLGASALMQGLADGYFILPNTINDYFARNPVTALDSSHPEAVKALETVRTRLKYFLAIDGNRSVDSFHKELGSILWEYCGMERSAQGLAQGLELIRALKHEFWTNVKVTGVNEELNQTLERAGRVGDFFELAELMCIDALHREESCGSHFRTESQTADGEALRNDGAFTYVAAWEFTDEDSPPRLRKEILEYSNVELAQRSYK; this is encoded by the coding sequence ATGGAACAGTTTTTCACAATCGGAGAACCCATTCAAGACACCAAGACTCCCGCGGGGCCTCTGGCCGATCAGTGGGAGTCTCGTCGCTTTGGCGCCAAACTGATCAACCCTGCCAACCGGCGCAAGCTCTCCGTCATCATGATCGGTACTGGATTGGCGGGCGCTTCGGCCGCGGCAACTCTGGGGGAGGCCGGTTATCACGTCAAGAGTTTCTGCTATCAAGACAGCCCTCGGCGCGCCCACAGCATCGCCGCACAGGGTGGGATTAATGCAGCTAAAAACTATCGCAACGACGGGGACAGCGTTCGCCGCCTGTTTTACGACACCGTCAAGGGCGGGGACTACCGTTCCCGGGAGTCAAACGTCTACCGCCTTGCGGAAGTCAGTTCTTCCATCATCGATCAGTGCGTTGCCCAGGGCGTTCCGTTCGCTCGGGACTACGGCGGACTATTGGACACTCGCTCCTTTGGCGGCGTGCAGGTTTCTCGAACTTTCTACGCTCGCGGCCAGACGGGCCAGCAATTGTTGTTGGGCGCTTACCAAGCACTTGAGCGCCAAGTCGCTGCGGGCACCGTGGAAGTCAACACACGCCACGAGATGCTTGACCTCATCGTCATCGATGGGAAGGCCAGGGGCGTTGTGGTCCGGGATTTGGTCTCCGGGGCCTTGGAGACTCACCTGGCCGACGCCGTCGTTCTCGCCTCAGGTGGTTATGGCAACGTCTATTATCTCTCCACGAATGCCATGGGCTGCAATACAACGGCCACCTGGCGGGCGCACCGCAAAGGCGCACTGTTCGCTAACCCGTGCTTCACACAAATCCATCCAACCTGTATTCCTGTCAGTGGAGAGCATCAATCAAAACTGACGCTGATGAGCGAATCATTGCGCAACGACGGGCGTATTTGGGTTCCGAAGAAAGCTGGTGATACCCGGTCCCCAGCGCAGATTCCACTCAACGAGCGGGACTACTACCTCGAACGTGCCTACCCCGCGTTCGGCAACCTCGTTCCCCGGGATGTGGCCTCCCGGGCAGCCAAGAGTCAATGCGATGCCGGGCATGGGGTGGGACCGGGCGGACGCGGAGTCTACCTGGATTTTGCCGACGCAATAGCCCGGCTGGGTCGGGCTGCCATCGAGGAAAAATACGGCAACCTTTTTGACATGTATCAAAAAATCACCGATGAAGATCCCTACCAGGTGCCGATGCGGATCTATCCTGCGGTGCATTACACCATGGGTGGGCTCTGGGTGGACTACGATCTGGAGAGCTCCATTCCCGGATTGTTCGTCATTGGCGAAGCGAACTTCTCAGACCACGGTGCTAATAGGCTCGGTGCCAGCGCACTAATGCAGGGTTTGGCCGACGGCTACTTCATTCTGCCTAACACCATCAATGACTATTTCGCCAGAAATCCTGTCACGGCCCTCGATTCATCCCACCCGGAGGCAGTGAAAGCGCTTGAGACGGTCCGAACTCGCCTGAAGTACTTCCTTGCCATCGACGGCAACCGGAGCGTTGATTCATTCCATAAGGAACTAGGCAGCATTCTCTGGGAATATTGTGGAATGGAGCGCAGCGCCCAGGGACTTGCCCAGGGGCTTGAGCTGATCCGTGCACTCAAACACGAGTTTTGGACAAATGTTAAAGTCACTGGCGTGAACGAGGAACTAAACCAGACACTGGAACGGGCCGGCCGTGTTGGTGATTTCTTCGAGCTAGCCGAGCTCATGTGCATTGATGCGTTGCACCGGGAAGAGTCCTGTGGCAGCCATTTTAGGACTGAGAGCCAGACGGCCGACGGCGAAGCGTTGCGCAATGATGGTGCGTTCACCTATGTTGCGGCGTGGGAATTCACGGACGAGGACTCCCCGCCGCGGTTGCGTAAGGAAATCTTAGAATACTCCAACGTTGAGCTGGCCCAGAGGAGCTACAAATGA
- a CDS encoding succinate dehydrogenase cytochrome b subunit: MQVKTNNVTGAPSRSARSTAARSSVLLHAAMAVTGLIMILFLLAHMYGNLKVFEGQQGFDGYAGYLREIGEPLLPHAGVLWILRVILLASVLLHIFSALTLWHRSRHATAGKGGWRYESRKNRRGVQRSYASFTMRWGGVVIGLFVIYHLLHLSADVIAPGGASASPYQRMVNGFAIWWVLCSYVIALIALGFHLRHGIWSAFASLGANKSLSGRRFLNQLAMMITLVILVGFLVPPVAIFAGWVN, translated from the coding sequence ATGCAGGTGAAGACGAACAATGTGACCGGTGCACCATCAAGAAGTGCGCGCTCCACAGCGGCTCGATCCTCTGTGCTGCTCCACGCGGCAATGGCCGTCACCGGGCTGATCATGATCCTGTTCCTCCTGGCGCACATGTACGGGAACTTGAAGGTTTTCGAGGGTCAACAGGGCTTCGATGGATACGCGGGCTACCTACGTGAGATCGGGGAGCCACTTCTGCCCCATGCCGGAGTGTTGTGGATCTTGCGCGTAATTCTGTTGGCAAGTGTCCTGCTCCACATTTTCTCTGCCCTCACCTTGTGGCACCGCTCCCGGCACGCCACAGCAGGCAAAGGCGGATGGAGATACGAGAGTCGCAAGAACCGCCGTGGTGTCCAGCGAAGTTACGCCTCATTCACGATGCGTTGGGGCGGAGTCGTCATTGGTCTCTTCGTGATTTACCACCTTTTACACCTGTCAGCTGATGTCATTGCTCCTGGTGGGGCCTCGGCGAGCCCCTACCAAAGAATGGTTAACGGTTTCGCAATTTGGTGGGTTTTGTGTTCTTACGTGATAGCCCTGATAGCTCTTGGTTTTCATTTGCGCCACGGCATCTGGAGCGCGTTCGCGTCCCTTGGTGCCAATAAATCGTTATCCGGACGCCGTTTCCTCAACCAGTTGGCAATGATGATTACGCTGGTGATCTTGGTGGGCTTTTTAGTTCCACCAGTGGCTATCTTTGCAGGATGGGTGAACTGA
- a CDS encoding FAD-dependent oxidoreductase, with protein MSTQETFVIVGAGMAGAKAAEALRAEGFLGRIVLIGEEPERPYERPPLSKGFLQGTVEREKIFVHSKSWYTKNKIELRSSTKATGIDTSAHRVDCARGGSVYYDKLLLTTGASPRPLTISGSDRHRVYYLRRIEDSQQLKFALSVSSRVAIIGAGWIGLEVAAAARDAGLDVTLLERGEIPLQHILGAEVAGIFATLHTDHGVDLRCNTQVRRITGDNPRQGTGVELSDGTVIDADLIVAGIGAVPNTALAQAAGLELENGIKVNEHLCTSDPDIYAAGDVANAFHPLLGLHIRSEHWFNALSQPAVAARSMLGQNAEYSEVPYFFTDQFGLSMEYCGYMAPAGYEEVLFRGDKETLEFMVFWLKEHRVIAGMNVNIWDQTEHIKALIRSALPVDTEQLANIDVSLETILMNAQASTK; from the coding sequence ATGTCAACCCAGGAGACATTCGTCATCGTTGGTGCTGGAATGGCGGGCGCAAAAGCCGCCGAGGCGCTGCGTGCGGAAGGGTTCCTTGGCCGTATTGTGCTCATCGGGGAAGAACCAGAGCGCCCCTATGAACGGCCACCGCTTTCCAAAGGGTTCCTACAAGGCACAGTGGAGCGGGAAAAGATCTTCGTCCACTCCAAATCTTGGTACACAAAAAACAAGATCGAACTTCGAAGTAGTACCAAGGCCACTGGGATCGATACGTCAGCGCACCGGGTGGATTGCGCTCGGGGAGGCTCTGTCTACTATGACAAGCTGCTACTGACCACGGGCGCGTCCCCACGCCCGCTGACCATATCCGGCAGTGACAGACACCGGGTTTACTATCTCCGTCGTATTGAAGACAGCCAGCAGCTGAAGTTTGCACTCTCAGTGAGCTCCCGCGTGGCCATCATAGGCGCTGGTTGGATTGGGCTGGAAGTTGCCGCCGCCGCACGGGATGCCGGCTTAGACGTTACTTTGCTAGAACGCGGGGAAATTCCTCTCCAACACATCCTGGGAGCTGAGGTAGCCGGGATCTTTGCCACCTTGCATACAGACCACGGAGTGGATCTACGCTGCAACACCCAAGTAAGACGTATCACAGGAGATAATCCCCGCCAGGGCACCGGCGTGGAATTATCTGATGGAACCGTGATCGATGCTGATCTCATTGTTGCTGGGATCGGAGCCGTGCCCAATACTGCCCTGGCGCAGGCAGCCGGTCTGGAGTTGGAGAACGGCATCAAGGTCAATGAACACCTGTGCACCTCCGACCCTGACATATATGCCGCCGGTGACGTTGCTAACGCTTTTCACCCGCTGTTGGGTCTACACATTCGTAGCGAGCACTGGTTCAATGCGCTGAGCCAGCCAGCAGTGGCGGCCCGGTCCATGCTGGGTCAAAACGCGGAGTATTCAGAGGTACCCTATTTTTTCACCGACCAGTTCGGGCTAAGCATGGAGTACTGCGGTTATATGGCACCAGCCGGCTACGAGGAAGTTCTCTTCCGAGGAGATAAAGAAACCTTGGAATTCATGGTTTTTTGGCTCAAAGAGCACCGCGTAATCGCCGGGATGAACGTAAACATCTGGGATCAAACGGAACATATCAAGGCACTTATTCGCTCGGCTCTACCCGTCGATACCGAACAGCTGGCCAATATTGATGTCTCTTTGGAGACCATCCTTATGAACGCCCAGGCCTCCACCAAATAG